GAAGCTTAAACACAATTCTGAAGCCCCTTTATCATCAATAGATCAACAAGCACCTGCCTTAGCTCTTCCCAATGCGTTGGTTTCTGCTTTTGAGGAGAACACCACAGATGGTATCAAATTTCAACTATTTGTGAGCAAATCTTACAGTGCATCCACTTCCACTTCCCCTCCACCAGGTCAGTTTGATGATTTAATCTTTTGGAGAACTACGTAGTAAAAATCTCAATCTGTGATCTTAAAGAGTATCAATGAATTGATGAATTTGATCACATGACCAGACTAGTTATGAATGTCATGCCATggaattaataagaaaaaaccATTTATAAGGTAACTAGGCTTGTGCATTGTCCATTCTTCGAGCTTAAATAGGTAGTTGGTTTGTGAAACTTAACTCAATTCATTAGATTCCTTGGATTCAAAcatgaaatttcaatttcccAATTGCTATATGCATAGTAAGTTCGTGACTAGAagtgaaattttctttttggtgCAGTATATACATTGAAAGTCACAAGTGCTTCAAACACCAATACGGAAATTGAACCTGCAGGGAACATAGGTGATGGAGGAGTAGCACCAGTGTTGACAGAAACAAGAATAGTAGCTGAGGGTCAATTTATGCTACGCTCTAGGCTCTAATATTTTGCTTTCAAGCTTAGCCAAGTACTTCATCTGAGGCAGTGTTCATTTGAGTGCGTTAATGCAATGAGTATGGTATTGCTCCAAATTGCATTTGCACGATGCAATACTCTCCGATACAACTACTACATTTTTCAgtctttgttttctgtttgcTTACTCTAAGAAAATATGGATGTATAGAGTAAGAAATGTTCTGTTCTCATATCATTTTTGAATCTGGAACTTATAATAGTCAATTGAAATGTATTGCcaaatttacatttattattacTGTAATTGTTGAGATGAAACCTGGTGGCATAGTTACCCATCACATAACATTTATTGGGTTAAGAAAGAAGAATGTTTGATACTATATGTTCAACCTTGTGAGACTTTTGGTTGGATCGGAACAATTTTTTCGGTCGATAATTGAGTACCTGTATCTCTTCTAGGATTAATGTTCTTTATTTCAAGTCATGACATCATTAAGGTTAGCATATAAAAAACGTGGACAACTTTTTTAGCTAATGATTCTTTCATAGTTTTTGTTACGGTTCAAGTGCATTTACGTTTCTGTTATAGAAAAGAACAAGAAGATTAAAAAGTGAACAACGAGATTTGAAGTGAAAAACTTTGGACAAGAGAAGATCATGAGTATTAAGTGGTGAGTTTAAGGTTAACTTGTTTTATAAATCGACTTATATCGCCcccaaattaaaacattaactgCATTGAAAACTTGTACCGGAACAATGGCTACAACTCAATTATATACTGATATAAgaataagatatataaaatctTATTTCATAGCTCAACTGTTTGTGATAAATCATAACttaaattataagttataatacaagaagaacaaattatttagaaaagaaaacataCCTTTTTTAACTATTGCATCAAACTCTGTTCCACGTGATTTCATGCAATCAAAATATCAAACACTTTTTCCTTGCATATATGATCCTAGATTTTACTGCGAAGAACCTTTCGGTGAACCATTAATTTTTCGTCTATATACTCAATGGAGATT
This region of Vigna unguiculata cultivar IT97K-499-35 chromosome 5, ASM411807v1, whole genome shotgun sequence genomic DNA includes:
- the LOC114185698 gene encoding uncharacterized protein LOC114185698 isoform X1; the encoded protein is MEDHGQNPRKRHNVFGVFVDKSLGLPSSVADDHDPKKLKHNSEAPLSSIDQQAPALALPNALVSAFEENTTDGIKFQLFVSKSYSASTSTSPPPVYTLKVTSASNTNTEIEPAGNIGDGGVAPVLTETRIVAEGQFMLRSRL
- the LOC114185698 gene encoding uncharacterized protein LOC114185698 isoform X2; this encodes MEDHGQNPRKRHNVFGVFVDKSLGLPSSVADDHDPKKLKHNSEAPLSSIDQQAPALALPNALVSAFEENTTDGIKFQLFVSKSYSASTSTSPPPGNIGDGGVAPVLTETRIVAEGQFMLRSRL